One Gemmatimonadaceae bacterium DNA window includes the following coding sequences:
- a CDS encoding transcriptional regulator translates to MADATPASLDRLIHERIRLGIVSALAVNESLSFNALKSLMGTTDGNLSVHARKLEEAGYIRCTKSFEGRLPKTDYALTPTGRAALERYLGHMEAIIKATRDTRER, encoded by the coding sequence ATGGCCGATGCGACTCCGGCGTCGCTGGATCGTCTGATCCACGAGCGCATCCGGCTCGGCATCGTTTCTGCACTTGCCGTGAACGAGTCGCTCAGCTTCAACGCCCTCAAGTCGCTCATGGGGACGACCGACGGCAACCTGAGTGTGCACGCGCGCAAACTCGAGGAAGCCGGTTACATCCGCTGCACCAAGTCGTTTGAAGGACGCTTGCCCAAGACGGACTACGCGCTCACGCCCACCGGGCGGGCCGCGCTGGAGCGCTATCTCGGGCACATGGAAGCGATCATCAAAGCCACGCGAGACACGCGAGAGCGGTGA